A window of the Flavobacterium sangjuense genome harbors these coding sequences:
- a CDS encoding response regulator, with the protein MDKDYIHIILADDDEDDRMLFTDAFEEMKINTKVNTFNDGVELMDYLNTPNAVLPNVLFLDLNMPKKNGIECLNEIKKDDRFSDIAIAIFSTSSSEEHIEETFVLGANIYIKKPSDFTTLKKVLSDVVTINWQYYTSGLNRDNFLLRL; encoded by the coding sequence ATGGATAAGGATTATATACACATTATTTTGGCCGACGATGACGAAGACGATAGGATGCTTTTTACTGATGCATTTGAAGAAATGAAAATCAATACAAAAGTAAATACATTTAATGACGGCGTAGAATTGATGGATTATTTAAATACTCCAAATGCTGTTTTGCCTAATGTCTTATTTCTCGATTTAAACATGCCAAAGAAAAACGGAATTGAATGTCTCAATGAAATAAAGAAAGACGATCGTTTTAGCGATATTGCTATTGCCATTTTTTCAACTTCATCTTCAGAAGAACATATCGAAGAAACTTTTGTACTTGGTGCCAATATCTATATAAAAAAGCCAAGTGATTTTACTACACTGAAAAAAGTATTGTCGGATGTAGTTACCATAAACTGGCAATATTATACTTCGGGATTAAACAGAGATAATTTTTTACTTCGATTGTAA
- a CDS encoding helix-turn-helix domain-containing protein: MKIFIKFDFNAVCRKVLEEKLIKHNINYRILGFGEVDVLGKIDASVFKALTEELKEYGIDIIENQKSVLVQKIKDAIIEMIHSPELVNVKSSVYLAEKLSHSYGYLSNLFSDVTYTSIENYIILQKIEYAKQLIVSSDLSLTEIAFQLNYSSVAHLSTQFKNVTGITPSAFQRIITKRREIATKK, from the coding sequence ATGAAAATCTTTATCAAATTTGATTTTAACGCAGTTTGCCGAAAAGTTTTAGAAGAAAAACTCATCAAACATAATATCAACTATCGAATATTAGGTTTTGGTGAAGTTGATGTTCTGGGGAAAATTGATGCTTCTGTTTTTAAGGCTTTGACCGAAGAGCTTAAAGAATATGGTATTGATATTATCGAAAATCAAAAAAGTGTCTTGGTTCAAAAAATAAAAGATGCCATAATTGAGATGATTCACAGCCCTGAACTAGTTAATGTCAAAAGTTCCGTTTATCTTGCCGAAAAGTTGAGTCACAGCTATGGCTATCTTTCCAATTTGTTTTCTGATGTAACCTACACTTCAATTGAGAATTACATTATTTTGCAAAAAATAGAATATGCCAAGCAATTAATTGTAAGCAGTGATTTGAGCTTGACTGAAATTGCTTTCCAACTCAATTATTCGAGTGTGGCGCATTTAAGTACACAATTTAAAAATGTTACCGGAATTACACCTTCAGCCTTTCAGCGAATAATAACAAAAAGAAGAGAAATCGCCACAAAAAAATAA
- the pyrF gene encoding orotidine-5'-phosphate decarboxylase translates to MTTQQLVQQIQQKKSFLCIGLDVDLTKIPQHLLELEDPIFEFNKAIIDATHDLCVSYKPNMAFYEAYGLKGWQSLQKTINYLNEKHPEIFTIADAKRGDIGNTSAMYAKAFLEDLNFDSITVAPYMGKDSVEPFLAFENKFAIMLALTSNEGAFDFQTKNADGEELFKTVIKTSKTWKNSQNLMYVVGATKAEYFAEIRKTVPNSFLLVPGVGAQGGSLYDVCSYGMNDEVGLLINSSRGIIYASNGKDFAEKAREEALKIQQEMEVILANK, encoded by the coding sequence ATGACAACACAACAACTCGTTCAACAAATCCAACAAAAAAAATCTTTTCTTTGTATTGGTCTCGATGTAGATTTGACTAAAATTCCACAACATTTACTGGAACTCGAAGATCCAATTTTTGAATTCAATAAAGCCATTATCGATGCCACTCACGATTTGTGCGTTTCCTATAAACCCAATATGGCTTTTTATGAAGCCTACGGATTAAAAGGCTGGCAGTCGCTACAAAAAACTATTAATTATTTAAACGAAAAGCATCCTGAAATTTTCACCATCGCTGACGCTAAACGCGGAGATATCGGAAACACATCAGCGATGTATGCCAAAGCTTTTTTGGAAGATTTGAATTTTGACAGCATAACCGTTGCACCTTATATGGGCAAAGATTCAGTTGAACCATTTTTAGCTTTTGAAAATAAGTTTGCCATCATGTTAGCACTGACTTCCAATGAAGGTGCATTCGATTTTCAGACTAAAAACGCAGATGGAGAAGAGCTTTTTAAAACAGTAATTAAAACGTCTAAAACCTGGAAAAATTCACAAAACTTGATGTATGTCGTTGGCGCAACCAAAGCGGAATATTTTGCTGAGATTCGAAAAACAGTTCCAAATAGTTTTCTGCTCGTTCCCGGAGTTGGCGCTCAAGGGGGAAGTTTATATGATGTTTGCAGTTATGGTATGAATGATGAAGTTGGTTTGCTTATTAATTCATCCCGTGGAATTATTTATGCTTCCAACGGAAAGGATTTTGCTGAAAAGGCTAGGGAAGAAGCCTTGAAAATACAGCAGGAAATGGAAGTGATTCTTGCAAATAAATAG